A genomic segment from Arcobacter acticola encodes:
- a CDS encoding threonine/serine exporter family protein, whose protein sequence is MQEITQEEQTKITQAIIKAAVLMLEFGAESILIEQTAQRLGTALGMNSVEMSLIPAAIVLTTLYNNQSVTTTRRVHHKPINMSIVCDVQKMVIQIERNNYDANYVMNYLKNIKPNLYNRWLVVFMVGFACASFSNLQNGDFNAFFITFAVASIAMFIRQELNRKRFVMIITFGITAFLATCLASLSILFNLSTTPNVVLASSVLLLVPGVPFVNSFLDAFKGYLSMGWGRWLQAIILTIASSSGIVLAMSLLNIKGW, encoded by the coding sequence ATGCAAGAAATAACACAAGAAGAACAAACAAAAATCACACAAGCCATTATAAAAGCAGCAGTTCTGATGCTAGAGTTTGGTGCAGAGAGTATTTTAATAGAACAAACAGCCCAAAGATTAGGTACTGCTTTAGGAATGAATTCTGTTGAAATGTCATTAATTCCAGCTGCCATTGTATTAACAACTTTATACAATAATCAATCTGTTACAACAACTAGAAGAGTTCATCATAAACCTATTAATATGTCTATAGTTTGTGATGTTCAAAAAATGGTTATTCAAATCGAGAGAAATAATTACGATGCAAATTATGTGATGAATTATTTGAAAAATATAAAACCAAATCTTTATAATAGATGGTTAGTTGTATTTATGGTAGGTTTTGCATGTGCATCATTTTCAAATCTACAAAATGGCGATTTTAATGCATTTTTTATAACCTTTGCAGTTGCAAGTATTGCTATGTTTATTAGACAAGAACTAAATAGAAAAAGATTTGTAATGATTATTACTTTTGGAATAACTGCTTTTCTTGCAACTTGCCTTGCTAGTTTGTCAATTTTATTTAATTTAAGTACAACTCCAAATGTTGTCTTAGCTTCAAGTGTTTTACTATTAGTGCCTGGGGTTCCTTTTGTAAACTCTTTTTTAGATGCCTTCAAAGGTTATTTAAGTATGGGATGGGGAAGATGGTTACAAGCGATTATTTTAACAATAGCTTCTTCATCAGGAATTGTATTAGCTATGTCACTTTTAAATATCAAAGGATGGTAA
- a CDS encoding threonine/serine exporter family protein: MEIIFDILIKSIFASIASTGFAMLFNVPKHTLIFCALGGAITYIIRNISMELGLSIELSTFIASSSIGFITLSWSRKFLIPRPVYSVASIIPMIPGTYAFTAMISLVDMNSHGVSPELIELFIENFLKALSILGAITFGLALTSLYYMRLNRPVI, translated from the coding sequence ATGGAAATAATTTTTGATATTTTAATTAAATCTATATTTGCAAGTATTGCTTCAACTGGTTTTGCAATGCTATTTAATGTTCCAAAGCATACTTTGATTTTTTGTGCATTAGGTGGAGCAATAACTTATATTATTAGAAATATTTCAATGGAGCTTGGTCTTTCAATTGAACTATCAACTTTTATAGCATCATCTTCTATTGGTTTTATTACACTTAGCTGGTCAAGAAAATTTCTAATTCCAAGACCTGTTTATTCAGTTGCATCCATAATTCCCATGATTCCAGGAACTTATGCATTTACTGCAATGATAAGCTTAGTTGATATGAATTCTCATGGAGTTAGCCCTGAATTAATAGAATTATTTATTGAAAACTTTCTAAAAGCATTATCTATTTTAGGAGCTATTACATTTGGATTGGCTCTTACATCTTTGTATTATATGAGATTAAACAGACCCGTAATTTAG
- a CDS encoding menaquinone biosynthesis decarboxylase, giving the protein MKEAIELLKKNNLLKIIDDELDIYLEIPHVAYVEVKTDDSKAILFTNVVDRKNNKKFDIPVLMNVFCNEKAVELFIGDGDKIGNEIQSLLKMKPPTTFSEKLSTFGKLFALKNTIPKKNKGKGECQEVIKLGSDAKLSDLPILTTWEQDGGPFITMGQVYTTSLNGELKNLGMYRLQVYSDNTLGLHWQIHKDSNHFFHEFKKAGKKMPVSIGIGGDPMYIWCGQAPLPIGIFELMLYGFVKNKSAQLVKSITNDIWVPKDNDFIIEGFVDPSKMRIEGPFGDHTGYYTLEEEYPFMEITAITSKAKPTFLATVVGKPPLEDKYMGHATERIFLPLLKTTAPDLIDYYMPENGVFHNLILAKIKTLYPGHASQMMHAFWGVGQMSFVKHAVFVNEDAPLLTDHQGIMKHILNRLNIDDMLVTKGVVDALDHSSPKFAVGGKLGLDCTGDEIAELGITLLEDNELLERMKAITSEVKDLKQYFTDTKNPIAVISVEKTRNQKYLFEDLKPLFEHIKVLIIVESNKNDVNNSYMLVWRVANNIDSNRDLFIDGHTMCLDATNKNAFDNFNRRWPDDVDCSKEVIESLRERKIIDVSDEFINKFYL; this is encoded by the coding sequence ATGAAAGAAGCAATTGAACTACTAAAAAAGAATAATTTACTAAAAATTATAGATGATGAACTAGATATTTATTTAGAAATTCCACATGTTGCATATGTTGAAGTTAAGACAGATGATTCTAAAGCAATTTTATTTACAAATGTTGTAGACAGAAAAAACAATAAAAAATTTGATATTCCAGTTTTAATGAATGTATTTTGTAATGAAAAAGCTGTAGAACTTTTTATAGGTGATGGAGATAAAATAGGAAATGAAATTCAAAGCCTATTAAAAATGAAACCACCAACAACTTTTAGTGAGAAACTATCAACTTTTGGAAAACTATTTGCTCTTAAAAATACAATTCCTAAAAAAAATAAAGGGAAAGGTGAGTGTCAAGAAGTTATAAAACTTGGAAGTGATGCAAAACTTTCAGATTTACCAATCCTTACTACTTGGGAACAAGATGGTGGCCCTTTTATTACTATGGGACAAGTTTATACAACATCTTTAAATGGAGAGTTGAAAAACCTTGGAATGTATAGACTTCAAGTTTATTCTGATAATACTTTAGGTCTTCATTGGCAAATACATAAAGACTCAAATCACTTTTTCCATGAGTTTAAAAAAGCAGGTAAAAAAATGCCAGTTTCTATTGGTATTGGTGGAGATCCTATGTATATTTGGTGTGGACAAGCACCACTTCCTATTGGAATTTTTGAGTTAATGCTTTATGGTTTTGTAAAAAATAAAAGTGCACAACTTGTAAAATCAATTACAAATGATATTTGGGTACCTAAAGATAATGATTTTATTATTGAAGGTTTTGTAGACCCTTCAAAAATGAGAATAGAAGGACCATTTGGTGATCATACAGGTTATTATACACTTGAAGAAGAGTATCCATTTATGGAAATTACTGCAATTACAAGTAAAGCAAAACCTACATTTTTAGCTACAGTTGTTGGAAAACCTCCTTTAGAAGATAAATATATGGGACATGCAACAGAGAGAATTTTTTTACCATTATTAAAAACAACTGCACCTGATTTAATAGATTATTATATGCCTGAAAATGGTGTTTTTCATAATTTGATTTTGGCTAAAATTAAAACACTATATCCAGGACATGCATCTCAAATGATGCACGCATTTTGGGGAGTAGGGCAAATGAGTTTTGTAAAACATGCAGTTTTTGTAAATGAAGATGCACCATTACTTACAGATCATCAAGGAATAATGAAACATATTTTAAATAGATTAAATATTGATGATATGTTAGTTACAAAAGGTGTAGTAGATGCCCTTGACCACTCAAGCCCAAAATTTGCTGTTGGTGGAAAACTAGGACTTGATTGTACGGGTGATGAAATAGCAGAATTAGGAATTACTCTTTTAGAAGATAATGAACTTTTAGAAAGAATGAAAGCAATTACAAGTGAAGTAAAAGATTTAAAACAATACTTTACTGATACAAAAAACCCAATTGCAGTAATAAGTGTAGAAAAAACAAGAAATCAAAAATATCTTTTTGAAGATTTAAAACCATTATTTGAACATATTAAAGTTTTAATAATTGTTGAAAGTAATAAAAATGATGTAAATAACTCTTATATGTTAGTTTGGAGAGTAGCAAATAATATAGATTCAAATAGAGATTTATTTATTGATGGACATACTATGTGTTTAGATGCAACAAATAAAAATGCCTTTGATAATTTTAATAGAAGATGGCCTGATGATGTTGATTGTTCAAAAGAGGTTATTGAGTCACTAAGAGAGCGAAAAATTATAGATGTAAGTGATGAGTTTATAAATAAATTTTATCTTTAA